Part of the Lentisphaera araneosa HTCC2155 genome, GCAATGAAGCCTATAGCAATGGTAATAATGACTGCGAGAGCGACTTTTCGACGGAATTCCATAGTTTCCTCAGGAACGTAACCGAGCATTTTTTCGTTCGTTTCAACCACGGCTTTATCGTAGAGCACCTGGAGCTTTTTGAGGCGTACTTCTTTGTCTTGAATACGGGGAATCTCGGCAGTGAGTGCAGCTTCGAGGGGTTTAGAGGCACGTAAGATGAAGACCTGGCAGTTTTTGCCATAGGGTTCAGGGTAAGAGTCCTCTAGACTCTGCTTGAGTGTGGCAGCCCATTGTTTTGGTACCGTGTGAAGGTACTCGGTGTAGCCAAATTCTTTGAGTTTTTCGGGATTGATGTAGGAGCCGTAACCATTTTCGATATAGACGCGAACAATTTCTTTTTGAGCTTCAGCAGAACCAGCGAAACGGATGAAGCGCCAGGTAGCTAAGAGTTTTTCCTTAGGCGTCGTAGCACAGATACCTAGACCACGAACGTGAAGTTCAGTCGTTTTCTCACCAGAAGGAGCAGTGGGGATGGGTACAATTCCGAGTTCTTCCGGGTTGAGTGCCGAGAGGTTGGTGTCGGCATTGATGAGTAGGTCATTGATGTAGAGAAAAACCATGCCCACACGACCTTTATTCCATAGTGGCCAAGCTGCTTCGGTACGACCAACGCCATAGAGCTCTTCACCCTTGTCGTTTTTCCAAGCACCATCCACGAGTTGGAGGTAGAAATCGGCAGCTTCAACCGCACCTTTGTCGTTAAAAGTGGCACGCCATTCGCCAGACTCTTTATCGCGTTCAATGAATTTTGAACCATTGGCGTAAAAGAGGGGAAGAGCAATCCATGAAGCTCCACCAGAAGTATCCACGAGCATGCCGTAAGAATTGTTTTCTGGTTTGTGGAGTTTTTTGGCAGTTGTGAGCATCTCGTCCCAAGTTTTTGGGTATCCATTTTCAGGATCGAGACCATTTTCGAGGAAGAGGTTTTTTGAGTAAGCTAAAGCGCGAGCCCAATAAGAATAAGGTAGGAAATAAAAGTGCTTTTTGCCATCGGGTCCAACGCGGTAGACGGCGTCTTTTGCCTGACCCTTAACTCGTTCGTTGAATTCATCTTTGTACATGATGTCTTCATTAAAGATCCCTTGAGCTTTCGCTTCTTCTTCAGTGATCTCGATATTGATGAATTGATCGAGAGGAGTGAGGAATTCACGTTGGACAAACGAACCTGACTGACGGCCATTGACAGCAAAAACATCAGGAGCAGTTTCACCTGCAATGGACATGAGTAAGGGAGCCTCTCCAGCCGCACCCTCGAACTTGAGTCCCATGGGATTGCCCTCGGGAACAATATTGGGA contains:
- a CDS encoding extracellular solute-binding protein, with amino-acid sequence MKRLASILFALLFALSAEEKIHFKTTDFAPAPDSAFSIEGKANLAVYHAFRKKYPNIVPEGNPMGLKFEGAAGEAPLLMSIAGETAPDVFAVNGRQSGSFVQREFLTPLDQFINIEITEEEAKAQGIFNEDIMYKDEFNERVKGQAKDAVYRVGPDGKKHFYFLPYSYWARALAYSKNLFLENGLDPENGYPKTWDEMLTTAKKLHKPENNSYGMLVDTSGGASWIALPLFYANGSKFIERDKESGEWRATFNDKGAVEAADFYLQLVDGAWKNDKGEELYGVGRTEAAWPLWNKGRVGMVFLYINDLLINADTNLSALNPEELGIVPIPTAPSGEKTTELHVRGLGICATTPKEKLLATWRFIRFAGSAEAQKEIVRVYIENGYGSYINPEKLKEFGYTEYLHTVPKQWAATLKQSLEDSYPEPYGKNCQVFILRASKPLEAALTAEIPRIQDKEVRLKKLQVLYDKAVVETNEKMLGYVPEETMEFRRKVALAVIITIAIGFIAMFIYIWKIFTPPKNEYAKKTKWTKNLPAYLLLTPAIGTIAIFNYYPLIYGSYMAFLDYNVIAGAGGSDFVGVDNFAAILFDSTFWISMLRTFEYVFWSLILVFLSPIVLALILSEIPQGKIFFRIVYYLPAVVSGLVVMLMWKMFFEPSSSGMFNQVLDIIGIGPQKWLQDSSLAMISILLPVAWAGIGPGSLIYLAALKTVPEDLYEATAIDGAGFFKRIWYVTIPTIRPLVLIQLIFVLIGSFQSADNVLVMTGGGPGDATNVIGLEIFYNAYVYLKFGTAIAMAWILGFLLIGLTMFQMKRISNMSFTAGDND